One part of the Falco peregrinus isolate bFalPer1 chromosome 14, bFalPer1.pri, whole genome shotgun sequence genome encodes these proteins:
- the LOC129785623 gene encoding T-cell activation Rho GTPase-activating protein-like, with protein FGQPLAALCGEDNTLPRPIQELLAVLRQQGPATEGIFRRAAGGTELRQLREALDRGKDIDVGSQPALLLAVILKDFLRSIPTKLLVVDLYEDWMAAMERASKQAKVEELKAVADKLPAANLLLLKRLMALLQHIGHNAATSRMSCSNLAICVGPNL; from the exons tttgggcagcccctggcagccctctgtggggaggacaacacgctgccccggcccatccag gagctgctggctgtcctgcgccAGCAAGGACCAGCAACGGAGGGGATATTCCGCAGAGCTGCCGGTGGGACAGAACTTCGGCAGCTGCGCGAGGCCCTGGACCGCGGCAAGGACATCGACGTAGGAAgccagcctgcgctgctgctggccgtcatcttgaag gacttcctgcgaagcatccccaccaagctcctcgtcgtcgacctctacgaggactggatggcagccatggagagggccagcaagcaggccaaggtggaggagctgaaagc ggtggctGACAAGTTGCCTGCggccaacctcctcctcctgaagcggctgatggccctgctgcagcacatcggccacaacgcagccaccagcagaatgagctgcagcaacctggccatctgcgtcgggcccaacctg